One Brassica napus cultivar Da-Ae chromosome A1, Da-Ae, whole genome shotgun sequence genomic region harbors:
- the LOC106432654 gene encoding uncharacterized protein LOC106432654, translated as MAFSTKLCLPLQTQCFVPKTVRSKTLMLQQSHVQVKVKQVTVPQPIRYSTKNTVYEDPVQGILCYTDDNGEVICEGYDEGPRCPPESPVVTSYSREVEILDLLQRSYQELRVAEKGDGQRQEAASQQELNMIKWSSFDFL; from the exons aTGGCATTTTCAACTAAACTTTGTCTTCCTCTTCAAACACAATGTTTTGTTCCAAAGACAGTAAGATCAAAGACTTTGATGCTTCAACAGAGTCACGTTCAAGTTAAAGTCAAGCAAGTCACAGTTCCTCAACCAATAAGATACTCCACCAAGAACACT GTATATGAAGATCCAGTACAAGGGATCTTATGTTATACCGATGATAACGGAGAGGTTATATGTGAAGGGTATGATGAAGGTCCTCGTTGTCCCCCAGAGAGTCCAGTAGTAACTTCTTACTCAAG AGAGGTGGAGATTCTTGATCTTCTGCAAAGAAGTTATCAGGAACTGAGAGTTGCAGAGAAAGGTGATGGTCAAAGACAGGAAGCTGCTTCACAACAAGAGTTAAATATGATCAAATGGAGCAGCTTTGACTTCCTCTAA
- the LOC106348802 gene encoding 1-phosphatidylinositol-3-phosphate 5-kinase FAB1B-like, producing the protein MDKGDCNKGDCNKGDCSRTLCEIVGLLKSWLPWRSEPATVSRDFWMPDQSCRVCYECDCQFTLINRRHHCRLCGRVFCGKCTANSIPLATSDLRAPREEWERIRVCNYCFSQWELGDGGTHLSNIPGISSSSSETSLLSSKTITTANSSTLGSMPGLVGPYQRVKRGSDVSLHGVASKEQGKETSRSNSFIATDVEDPSRFGLNRSDDEYDEYCAYQTDTETSHSPQANKYYGPMEYEEMSHCKHLSFETTADQKSVSGSPLIHQSLESVIGEGSEQFQKKDESDGRDESEAPSPPDISDDQVAEPVDFENNGLLWVPPDPENEEDERESSLFDEEEDNEGDASGAWGYLRPSTSFGSGEFRSEDRTSEEHKKTMKNVVDGHFRALLAQLLQVDNLPVSDEDGKEGWLEIITSLSWEAANLLKPDMSKSGGMDPGGYVKVKCLASGFRHDSMVVKGVVCKKNVAHRRMKAKIEKARLLIIGGALEYQRVSNQFSSFDTLLQQEKEHLKMAVAKIHAERPNILLVEKSVSRFAQEYLLAKDISLVLNIKRPLLDRIARCTGAQIIPSVDHLSSQKLGYCENFRVDRFLEEHGQVGKKAVKTLMYFEGCPRPLGFTILLRGANEEELKKVKHVVRYGVFAAYHLALETSFLADEGASPELPLNSPITVALPDKSTSIERSISTVPGFTVSSIHDKSPTMISGFEPQRANSVPASELLSTTANLSFQKDINPMIPNGSGWQAKETNPGFVFSRCNVSLTLPDRVTEGRNSNLSERDALADTPADKSNPSIEAADILSEGFVRKTYQSSTSVIVEPQDNGSDLTTIQQQNSEDSKEPQSQKEEFPPSPSDHQSILVSLSSRSVWKGTVCERSHLFRIKYYGSFDKPLGRFLRDHLFDQGYRCRSCEMPSEAHVHCYTHRQGSLTISVKKLQDYLLPGEKEGKIWMWHRCLRCPRPNGFPPATLRVVMSDAAWGLSFGKFLELSFSNHAAASRVACCGHSLHRDCLRFYGFGNMVACFRYATIDVHSVYLPPSVLSFNYDNQDWIQREIDKVAERAELLFSEVLNAISQIAVKGSRRRIGQLEELLQREKAEFEENMQRMLQGEVKEGQPLVDILELYRLRRQLIFQSYMWDHRLINASNLQKLESSDDTKREENEKPPLAKSQTLPEMNAGTNTLLAGSEDNPNPDSGSTGDTGSLNKVQKEADGNLDLIQEKEDEGEVSPSNTLPDTSDPVENKLDVRRTQSDGHLVMKNLSATLDAAWIGERQTSEDIPANNKILLPPSSMSISEGLKPIDLPEHQKESKVAYPVSPALPSKNYENSEDSVSWLGMPFLSFYRSINKNFLLSSQKLDTFGEHSPVYISSFREAELQGGPRLLLPVGINDVVVPVYDDEPTSMIAYALMTPEYQRQISVEGESLVSFPSELNIPRPVDDTIFDPSRSNSSVDESILSMSSSLRLDPLSYTKAFNARVSYGEDGTLGKVKYTVTCYYAKRFEALRGICLPSELEFIRSLSRCKKWGAQGGKSNVFFAKTLDDRFIIKQVTKTELESFIKFAPAYFKYLSESISTKSPTCLAKILGIYQVATKQLKSGKETKMDVLIMENLLFGRTVKRLYDLKGSSRARYNPDSSGSNKVLLDQNLIEAMPTSPIFVGNKAKRLLERAVWNDTAFLALGDVMDYSLLVGVDEEKNELVLGIIDFLRQYTWDKHLESWVKFTGILGGPKNEAPTVISPKQYKRRFRKAMTTYFLMVPDQWSPPDVIANNSRADQPEETSQTGTQAE; encoded by the exons ATGGATAAAGGGGATTGTAATAAAGGGGATTGTAATAAAGGGGATTGTAGTAGGACACTCTGTGAGATTGTGGGTCTGCTAAAATCATGGCTCCCTTGGCGGTCCGAGCCAGCTACTGTCTCCAGGGATTTCTGGATGCCTGATCAGAGCTGTCGTGTGTGTTATGAGTGTGATTGTCAGTTCACCCTTATCAACCGTAGGCATCATTGCCGTCTTTGTGGGAGAGTCTTCTGTGGGAAATGTACTGCGAACTCAATACCTTTGGCTACCAGCGACTTGAGAGCTCCCCGTGAGGAGTGGGAGAGGATCCGTGTTTGTAATTATTGTTTCAGCCAATGGGAGCTAGGTGATGGTGGAACGCATCTTTCGAATATTCCGGGGATTAGTAGTTCGTCTTCTGAGACAAGTCTTCTTAGCTCAAAGACTATTACAACTGCTAATAGTAGTACTCTTGGCTCGATGCCAGGATTGGTTGGTCCTTATCAGAGGGTTAAACGTGGTTCTGATGTCAGTTTGCACGGAGTGGCTTCTAAAGAGCAAGGCAAAGAGACTTCAAGGAGTAATAGTTTCATAGCCACAGATGTGGAAGATCCATCTCGCTTTGGTTTAAACAG GAGTGATGATGAGTACGATGAGTATTGTGCATACCAGACTGATACTGAGACGAGTCATTCTCCTCAAGCTAATAAATACTATGGCCCAATGGAATATGAGGAGATGAGCCACTGTAAGCATCTGAGTTTCGAAACCACCGCTGACCAGAAAAGCGTAAGCGGCTCTCCACTCATTCATCAGAGTCTTGAATCTGTAATTGGGGAAGGATCAGAGCAGTTCCAGAAAAAAGATGAGAGTGATGGTCGTGACGAAAGTGAAGCACCTTCTCCGCCAGATATTTCGGATGATCAAGTGGCAGAGCCGGTGGATTTCGAGAACAATGGACTTTTGTGGGTTCCACCTGATCCagaaaacgaagaagatgagagagaaAGCTCTTTGTTtgacgaggaagaagataaTGAGGGAGATGCCTCAGGTGCGTGGGGATATTTACGGCCTTCCACTAGCTTTGGAAGTGGAGAGTTCCGTAGCGAGGATCGAACGAGTGAAGAGCACAAGAAGACTATGAAGAATGTGGTTGATGGGCATTTTAGAGCTTTGCTTGCACAGCTGTTGCAAGTGGATAACCTCCCTGTGAGCGATGAAGATGGCAAAGAGGGCTGGTTAGAGATTATCACCTCTCTTTCTTGGGAGGCGGCTAACTTACTGAAGCCTGATATGAGCAAAAGTGGAGGGATGGATCCTGGTGGCTATGTCAAAGTAAAGTGCTTAGCTTCTGGGTTTCGACATGATAG CATGGTGGTTAAGGGAGTTGTTTGCAAGAAAAATGTAGCTCATAGGAGAATGAAAGCGAAGATTGAGAAAGCTAGACTATTGATTATAGGCGGTGCCCTTGAGTATCAAAGGGTCTCAAACCAGTTCTCAAGTTTTGATACTTTGCTGCAACAG gAAAAGGAGCATCTAAAGATGGCTGTTGCAAAGATTCACGCTGAACGTCCAAATATTCTACTAGTGGAAAAATCAGTTTCTCGATTTGCGCAAGAGTATCTTCTAGCCAAAGACATATCTCTTGTTCTAAACATTAAGAGGCCACTTTTAGACCGCATTGCTCGCTGCACCGGTGCTCAGATAATTCCTTCAGTAGATCACCTCTCCTCTCAAAAGCTGGGTTACTGTGAAAATTTTCGGGTGGATAGGTTTCTTGAAGAACATGGTCAAGTTGGAAAGAAAGCAGTAAAGACGTTGATGTATTTTGAGGGTTGTCCAAGGCCATTAGGCTTTACA attttgCTTAGGGGTGCTAATGAGGAAGAGTTGAAAAAAGTGAAGCATGTGGTCCGATATGGAGTTTTTGCAGCTTATCATTTGGCACTCGAGACATCGTTTCTTGCTGACGAAGGAGCCTCACCAGAACTCCCCTTGAACTCCCCGATTACGGTAGCTCTTCCGGATAAATCTACAAGCATTGAAAGATCCATATCTACTGTGCCAGGTTTCACGGTCTCTTCCATACATGATAAATCTCCAACAATGATATCTGGTTTCGAACCACAACGAGCAAACAGTGTCCCAGCATCAGAGTTGCTTTCGACCACTGCCAATCTGTCCTTCCAGAAGGATATAAATCCTATGATACCCAATGGTTCAGGCTGGCAGGCTAAAGAAACAAATCCGGGTTTCGTATTTTCACGCTGTAATGTTTCATTGACTTTGCCTGACCGTGTGACTGAGGGAAGAAACTCAAATTTGTCTGAAAGAGATGCACTGGCAGACACACCAGCAGACAAAAGCAACCCATCTATTGAGGCAGCAGACATATTGTCTGAAGGCTTTGTGCGAAAGACTTATCAAAGTAGTACGAGCGTTATAGTAGAGCCCCAGGACAATGGTTCAGACCTTACAACCATCCAACAACAAAACAGTGAGGATTCAAAGGAACCACAATCTCAAAAAGAGGAATTTCCTCCATCACCCTCTGATCATCAGAGCATTTTGGTTTCTTTATCGTCCCGATCAGTGTGGAAAGGAACCGTGTGTGAGAGGTCTCATCTCTTCCGGATAAAATACTATGGTAGTTTCGATAAACCATTGGGACGGTTCTTGAGAGATCATTTGTTCGATCAG GGTTACAGGTGTCGTTCATGTGAGATGCCATCAGAAGCTCACGTTCACTGTTACACTCATCGACAAGGCAGCCTTACTATATCTGTGAAGAAGCTCCAAGATTATCTCTTACCTGGTGAAAAGGAGGGGAAGATCTGGATGTGGCATAGATGTCTGAGATGTCCCCGACCTAATGGCTTTCCTCCAGCGACTCTACGAGTGGTGATGTCTGATGCAGCCTGGGGATTGTCGTTTGGGAAATTTCTGGAGCTCAGTTTCTCAAACCACGCAGCTGCCAGTAGAGTAGCATGTTGTGGCCATTCTCTCCATAGAGACTGCCTTCGCTTCTATGG ATTTGGGAACATGGTAGCTTGCTTCCGATACGCTACTATAGATGTTCATTCGGTCTACCTTCCACCATCAGTTCTAAGTTTCAACTATGATAATCAGGACTGGATACAGAGAGAGATAGATAAG GTGGCAGAGAGAGCAGAGCTTCTGTTTTCTGAAGTACTAAATGCTATTAGTCAAATTGCAGTGAAAGGTTCTAGGCGTCGAATTGGTCAACTCGAAGAACTGCTGCAAAGAGAGAAAGCAGAATTTGAG GAAAATATGCAAAGGATGTTGCAGGGGGAGGTGAAGGAAGGCCAGCCTCTTGTGGACATTCTTGAACTATACCGGCTTCGCAGACAGCTGATATTTCAGTCTTATATGTGGGATCACCGCTTGATTAATGCCTCAAATTTACAGAAGCTTGAGAGTAGTGATGACACAAAGCGAGAAGAAAATGAGAAACCACCCTTGGCTAAGAGCCAGACGCTCCCTGAGATGAATGCTGGGACAAACACTCTTCTTGCTGGCTCAGAGGATAATCCGAATCCTGATAGTGGTTCTACTGGTGACACTGGCTCGTTAAATAAGGTTCAGAAGGAAGCTGACGGAAATTTAGATTTGATTCAGGAAAAGGAAGATGAGGGAGAAGTTTCTCCCAGCAATACCTTACCTGATACTTCTGATCCTGTGGAAAATAAACTCGATGTTCGCAGGACACAGTCTGATGGCCATTTAGTGATGAAAAATCTTTCAGCCACTCTTGATGCAGCATGGATAGGCGAACGTCAAACATCAGAGGATATTCCAGCAAATAATAagatcttgcttcctccttcctcCATGTCAATCTCAGAGGGGTTAAAGCCAATAGATCTCCCAGAACATCAAAAGGAATCCAAGGTAGCCTATCCAGTTTCACCTGCTTTGCCAAGTAAAAATTATGAGAACTCAGAAGATTCTGTAAGCTGGTTAGGTATGCCATTCCTCAGTTTCTACCGCTCCATCAACAAGAATTTTCTGCTTAGCTCTCAGAAGCTCGATACATTTGGCGAGCACAGCCCTGTCTATATTTCATCTTTTAGAGAGGCAGAGCTTCAAGGTGGACCAAGGCTACTTCTGCCTGTGGGTATAAATGATGTTGTTGTTCCGGTGTATGATGATGAGCCCACAAGTATGATCGCATATGCCTTGATGACACCCGAATATCAACGCCAAATTTCTGTTGAAGGGGAATCTCTAGTTTCATTTCCTTCTGAACTGAATATCCCTCGCCCAGTTGATGACACCATCTTTGACCCTAGCAGAAGCAATAGTTCAGTGGATGAGAGTATACTTTCAATGTCCTCGTCTCTGCGTCTTGACCCACTTTCATACACAAAAGCTTTCAATGCTCGAGTCTCATATGGAGAAGACGGCACTCTTGGGAAAGTGAAGTACACGGTTACTTGTTACTATGCTAAACGGTTTGAGGCGTTGCGAGGTATATGTCTCCCTTCGGAACTTGAGTTCATAAGGTCTCTTAGCCGGTGTAAAAAATGGGGAGCTCAAGGTGGAAAGAGCAATGTCTTCTTTGCTAAAACCCTGGACGATCGTTTCATCATCAAGCAAGTCACCAAGACAGAACTGGAATCGTTCATCAAATTTGCACCTGCTTACTTCAAATACTTATCTGAGTCTATCAGCACGAAAAGCCCAACTTGCCTTGCAAAAATCTTGGGAATCTATCAG GTCGCGACCAAGCAACTTAAGAGTGGTAAAGAAACAAAGATGGATGTTCTGATAATGGAGAATCTTCTCTTTGGAAGAACTGTGAAGCGGCTTTATGACCTCAAAGGATCTTCCCGGGCGCGATACAATCCTGACTCTAGTGGGAGCAATAAAGTCTTGCTGGATCAGAACTTGATTGAAGCAATGCCCACTTCTCCCATTTTTGTCGGTAACAAAGCAAAACGGTTGTTGGAAAGAGCTGTCTGGAACGATACCGCCTTTCTTGCA TTGGGTGATGTTATGGATTACTCGTTGCTAGTAGGCGTGGATGAAGAAAAGAACGAGCTAGTTCTCGGGATCATCGATTTCTTAAGGCAGTACACATGGGACAAACATTTAGAGTCTTGGGTGAAGTTTACAGGAATCTTAGGAGGCCCCAAGAATGAAGCACCAACAGTAATCTCGCCAAAGCAATACAAGAGAAGATTCAGAAAGGCTATGACTACTTACTTCCTCATGGTTCCTGACCAGTGGTCTCCCCCTGATGTCATTGCTAATAACTCCAGGGCAGATCAACCAGAAGAAACCTCTCAAACCGGTACGCAAGCAGAGTGA
- the LOC106380560 gene encoding protein LURP-one-related 11: protein MSTKSNQTKKKKIVSIYIDIYYMQIFRRPCETKAWQNRIRPAETMVKIHPDRKTLATGEETSSPYLTTEKESFTIWMKSLVFNTNGCTVFDSKGNIIYRVDNYNSKSCREVYLMDLHGRVLLTLRRQKFGLFKTWEGYRSPTGTAESATNLDYFRVKNNMFKIHSKDSSSSYRVTTGSCRNNEEYCYKMVTRGSSLGIEESCGRLVAEVKRKQSRNGLELGDDVLTMMVESQVDHCFIIGLILTHSLINCKL from the exons ATGTCGACCAAATcaaatcagacaaaaaaaaaaaaaattgtctcgATATATAtcgatatatattatatgcaaatATTCCGACGACCTTGCGAGACAAAAGCTTGGCAGAACCGAATCCGTCCAGCGGAAACTATGGTGAAGATTCATCCCGACCGGAAAACCCTCGCCACCGGAGAAGAAACAAGCTCGCCGTACTTGACGACGGAGAAAGAGAGTTTCACGATTTGGATGAAGTCGTTGGTGTTCAATACAAACGGCTGCACCGTCTTCGATTCAAAGGGAAATATAATTTATCGTGTCGATAATTATAATTCTAAGAGCTGCCGTGAAGTTTACCTAATGGATTTACACGGTCGTGTCTTGTTGACCTTACGTAGACAG AAGTTTGGATTATTCAAAACCTGGGAAGGATACAGATCACCGACGGGCACAGCTgaatcagcaacaaacttagaCTATTTTCGAGtgaaaaataatatgtttaagATTCATAGTAAAGATTCATCTTCTTCGTATAGAGTCACAACGGGGTCGTGTAGAAACAATGAAGAATATTGTTATAAGATGGTAACTCGGGGATCAAGTTTAGGGATCGAGGAGAGTTGTGGAAGACTTGTGGCAGAAGTGAAGAGAAAACAATCGAGGAATGGTTTGGAGTTAGGAGATGATGTTTTGACGATGATGGTTGAGTCACAAGTTGATCACTGTTTCATCATCGGACTTATTTTAACTCATAGCCTTATCAACTGTAAACTGTAA